CGTCCTACTAAGTGCTGATCACAAAAACAGGGATCTCGTATTCCTCACCTGAATGGACTGGCGCATGCGCTCTACCGCTCCTTTCATAGTCTATGGGACTGGCACTGTGCATGCTCATCCCCTGCACCATTCAGATGGGGAACACGAGACCCCAGTTTTTGGACAGGTGATACATTTTGACATATGAAGGTGCAAGAATCTACACCAGAAGACACCCGACTTACGCCTGCCGAGCTTGCTCGATGGGATCGAAGTTGTCCAGATAGTTGAATCTTATGGTATCGGTGGGGTGTTTGTCAGAGGACCGCCATGGTGGGAGCTCCTTCTTCCCCTTCTCGTGTGACTTCATGGACCGGTAAGAATACAGAGATGTCCATTTTGGGTCCAAAACATCTTTAGTAATTGGCTGAACGTCGATAACTACAAAATCGTCCCTCGGAGGAGTCTGCAATGGAGAAAAATCTGATAGGTCACATGATCTGCACAGATCACCCTCCTGCGCAGATACTCGCTGGCGCTACCTACCTTGGGTCTTGTCACGTGAAGCTCTTTCACCATCTCTATGTATTGTCGCTTCCAAACGCCCTGCTCGAAAGGAGTCGGGGAAAAATTGACGTACCAACCAAAGCGTAGGCATTTTGGCATCCAGAGTTGGTCCAGTTCTGTTAGGGTCTTCCAGTGCCAGCTCACCTACAGACAAAGGGCCAGTCAGCTCGGTACCCTGAGCGCTATATACTGTACACCAATGTGCCAGGTCTCCGCTGACCATGGTGGGTTCAGACCACCAGCAAGTAGTTATTATCCCCAGTGccatatatacacagtgctctATAGGGTGCTTCGGGCTAGGGCAGGGTGCTTCGGGCTTGGGCAGGGTGCTCCGGGCTCGGGCAGTGCTCTTTGCATTGGTTCTCTGCTGTGTTTAATGTGGATTTGTGAAAGATGCAGAGCGGATCCTGGAGGCTGCACATGCATTGCAAGCATCCCCGCCAATCATATGACTGAAGGGACCCCTTGATCTTTACCGGGTACAGCGCCATACATTTAGTAGTGGTGGTTCCTGGTACTGCAACTCAAAACAGTtcactcccattcaagtgaacaggatcAGACTGCAATACCAGGAACAACCACTACAGGCGCTGTTGTGCCTGGTAaatgatagcccccctcagtcaGCTGATTGCGCCATACATTTGGTAGTGGTTGTTCCTGGTATTGCAGTCTGGTCCTGTTCACTTGAATTGGAATGAATTGCTTTGatttgcaataccaggcacaaccgCTACTAAATTTAGGGCTATCTGCCGATCAGCTCTATGAGGAGGCtgcagtgagcgccgcagcctcctcacaccataccaagcacagcgccgtccattgtatagtggctgtgcttggtattgcggctcagtcccattcaccttaggctactttcacactcgcgtttggcgcggatccgtcatggatctgcacagacggatctgttcgcataatacaaccgtctgcatccgttcagaacggatccgtttgtattatctgtaacatagccaagacggatccgtcatgaacaccattaaaagtcaatggagaatggatctgttttctattgtgtcatagaaaacggatccgtccccattgacttacattgtgtgccaggacggatggctcagtttcgtcagacggacaccaaaacgttgcaggcagcgtgttgttgtccgcctccagagcggaatggagactgaacggagacaaactgatgcattctgagcggatctttttccattcagaatgcattagggcaaaactgatctgttttggaccgcgtgtgagagccctgaacggatctcacaaacggagccatgtgaacgatgaacatgacgtcactggcataggaacaggccacagtgtggcctctttaaacagctgatcagcgctgGTGTCAGGagttggatccccactgatcagatactggtgacctagcctcgggataggccatcaatataaaaattctggacaacccctttaaggatgtcaCATCAAAGTTTACAGCAACATGTGGAAAGCAGAAGTAGCAGGACAACCGGAGCAGTTCACGTAACGTGAACTGCTCCGgttgtactgctgctgctgctttccACATGTTGCTGTAAACTAGGTTATTCATTTCTAATATAGGGGGGgctccagaaaatccctttaattcacATCAGGTGAACGGATTTGCTTAGGTCTGCTGTTCATTTTTTGACACATGGACTGTCAAGTGTGGACTAGTGGGTACAAAATGGTCACATGATGTGTCAGCGTAAGAGGAATGGCGGTTGTATGAAGCATGCACGGTGCTACTCTGTGATCTACTCCCAATAGGGTTTATTTagggctggctcagctatttgcgTCAGATGGGGCAGCCCCCTTAAATGTACCCctaaggtcttgtatgaccttatgaacagctcaaagtgtaaaataaagtgtaaaaaaatatagaaacaaaatatttttaaaaaaagccaCCAGATACCACATTGCAGAATCTATCCTCCCGCCCCCAGTGACCATTTCCCTTACATCCCATATAGCAAAATGACAGAAAGGGGCCTAACAAAAAAGTTGCACAAAGaatgaaaaaaataggaaaaacagacttttttctctttttttaacattttcctggttataaaaaaatgtaaaataaaaaaatgtaaaataaataaataaataacctaaACATAAAGCCCTCTTTATCACAGAAAGAAGGTGCAAAATTAATGACATAACCGAATGGGAAAAAAAACGTTCTGGCTTTCAAAGATGCGTGTACTCAAAAAAACGTAAAATGCTCCCGGTCAGGAAGAGGAGGGTACAAGGCCCGGTCTTGAACTGGTTAAGGACATGGGGCttttggattattttgggaaaACCAAGCGCAAAGGCTTCACCGCCCTCACACCTATCTTGTACTGACCTACATGCGGCAAAAGTATTACATGGTGTGCCCCAatttaataactttggctcacaaAAAATAATTCAACACACCTGCTTACCATATacgattaaaaaacaaaaaaatcggtCACATTCGGTCGTGTCCACCCGTCAGGAGTGGCGTCACCTTGCACTAAATTTTTTTACGATTTTTCCACAAGTCACAGTTGATAAATGTGGATGTAAAATACCGTCCTACACTGGCACGCCCACAAAACTGCTGCACAGGCCTGTGCCAGTATATCACATGTACCCACTTGTGCCCGCGGCAGCACCCACCTGTGCACAGCGGCAGAGGCTGCGAGGATCCAGGAAGGAAAAGATGTAGAGGCTGAGCACCCTGGGGAGCACGGAGGTGAAATCCACAGAGTCTCTGGGGGCTTTCTCCTGGAGATGGCAGCTGCAGAACCTGAGCTGGGACACGCTGCATCTCTCGAACAGGTCGCCTAGGACGTGGCGTCTCTGGGCGTCCGACCACTTGTCAAACTGGGGGGCGAAACGAAGAATCGTAATTACTACATGCACGACTATGCTGGgtgcggaggccgagaaaaaggtGGCATGGTGTCTCCCTAGCCACAGcgatggaggcatatcctagaaaTATACAAACAATCCCCCCTTCATTAATAACTGCAAGTTCTATAACTTTCTAATAGGCTTTGTATTCGCCAtttgcaagatctctgcttgcttttaGCGAACGGGCACATTCTGATTTCCATCCGAAAAACCTGTCCTCATCAAGCTTGTTACAGCTTATCTCTCTGTGTCAGCTAGATAGGAGCTGGACGGGTTTACAGCCTCTGGGTGTAAACATGAATGTGCCAGtcactgccagcaagcagagatcttgactaTGGTGAAGCATTGGCGCACAAAGTGCATTAGAAAGATGAAAACTATTCACTATACATTAATTAAGCTTTATGCATGGCAGGTGAATGGTGGACCTCAGGGTATGACGGGCCCCTGCCATGCGGTACATATACAGTAGGAGGCACAGTATGGGCCCGCTGCAGTCTATGGGTGCCGTATTACAGTGGACATTAGACCTTGAGCTGGCCAAACTGGTTTGAAGAACATCTAACcagtatggtggctcagtggttaccaGTGCTGACCAGGACGGCATCTGCGTGAAGACTGCATGGATTTTCTGCAAGTTCTCTAGAGTCCttctacttaggcctcatgcacacgaccgttgttgtgttccattccgcaaaatggggttccgttgttccgtgatccgtttttgtttccgtgtgtcttcctttatttttggaggatcaccagacaagaaggaaagtaaaaaaaaatctaagacaggtttgccatgcaaatgattggaaaaaaacggacgcggacgcggatgacaatcttgtgtgcctccgtgttttttagcagtcccattgaatgggtccgcgaaccgttttccgcgaaaataataggacaggttatattttttggacggactggaaccacagatcgcggatgacaaacggtgcattagccgagttttcaacggacccattgaaagtcaatgggtccgcagaaaatcacgaaaaacggcacaacgcacacggaataaaacaacggtcgtgtgcatgaggccttacactgtaagTCCCAATGGAGACAGGGACCGATGTGAGTGATGACCCTGCGGAATATGTAAGTGCCAAATTTGCAACTGGGAAGAAATGCCCATTTACAACCGGCTGTTAATGGCATCAGTCAATGGCTGACTTACCTGCTGACTAGTAAGGGGCCCCTGTTGAATTTTTGGGCGTAAATCCTCAGCCCGGAAACTAAGAATACAATGACGGGCCCCGTAAAGCAATGAAGACGAAGCGTAATAGTTTTATTACAGTTTATGGCACTACTTTAAATGCCTCTAATTACAGATTCCTGAGAATAGAGGTTAATTAAGGTCGGAGGTCTCGTTTGACTGGACGGGGGTCTCGCTTACCACATCAAAGCCTCTATGGGTAGAGCCTCATTGGAGGCCATTGTCCAGGTGTCACGGCTATAGCCTGAATACACAGGTCATTAGATCTCAGTTTACTCCCTCGACAATGTCATGTCAAGCCATTCTGTAATGAGGCGTCAATCAAGCCCGTACCTCCCGACGCCTCGCCTCGCAGACCCCCaccctggagaacctctttatatGTCTGTACTCTGCAGTTGGATCAGAATTTCTCTTTCACATCATATTTTTCACAAACACTTCTCAATGTCGCAATAAAAGCACCAAGAAGGACAAGAGCCGTAGGTTTATGTAAATGGAGGAAGtagcagaggcggctctagaccttgcgaggccttaggcgaaacgcgaacatgaggcccccacgaacacaagatatgcaagcgataataaagatcaactacaaacaaaaACACTTGGTATAGTATCCTTagtcaccccctccccccccagcaatacttttttagtcatataacaaaaaatatgttgaaagaaATCAAAGTTAAAGCAGTGCCGGACGCAGTAAATTCCAGCTGGTTGTCACTAACACAAAAAAGCCTAATACAGCCCCACCCATATAtcgcgcccatacctcttacatccagtgacgtctcctctgatgtagacgttctctttcctcatcttctccattcagaccagaccgccatgatgatttctttcagccatctctcatctctgcagagtttgacagacagacatcttagtttcctacttttcttcccaccttctcaacatcccatcatgcacccccaatactgagacgctgtgccccccaaaactatactgtagaaacagataaaccccctgaaaatactagttacacacagatagcgccccttcaataattattggaacacaatgctcaaaaaaaataactgcgcccagcaaatagcgcccctgacactaataatgTAaccgtaatgtcccccaaaaataactgtgctaagatgatactgtgccaggacgcccccacagtaatagtgctccccaaaatcccaacaatagtaataattctgtgccagagtgcacttagtagtaatagtgctcctacactgcccccaacagtaattgtgtcccagaagtaataatgctcccataagcccccttataatgtgcgccagtacaaaaaatgccctgttgtgtggcattaaaaaaaataaaacaacttcctcttagtgcccccagtagagtcaATGTCCCCAGAATGCCCTCATGTGATCCAAAGACCCGcaatgtgtgccactacaaaaaacacttagtgcccctagttgagctaaggtgcccatagtgcccctataatttgtgccggtataaaatactcctatatagtgcccccagaagatgcccccatagtgctcctccccgtcctatatagtgcccccagaagatgccccacaAGTGCTCCTCCctcgtccccatagtgcccttcataatgtgccagtaaaaaatgcccctatagactgccccacatagatgcccccataatgcttctctccccccttccccatagtggcaccaaaatggcgaagtgcccccatataatgtgccagtaagtgtcaccatagtgccccccaataatgtgccagtaataagggcccccatagatgccccctcaaaccatgtgccagtaacaagtgcctctcccccccccaatcatgtgccagtaacaagtgcctctcaccccccaatcatgtgccagtaacaagtgcctctcccccagcCCTCTCTATACTTACCTCCTTattgcagcgatgcgatgcaagcctcttctggcctgtgtcctgcgctgtacggctcaggcggcgcgatgaaccggcctctgataggctgcgggccttgtgccggcagcctatcagaggaacagggaagggacacgcctctccctcccctgccccaccgcaacgatacagatgactatggagatgagcgcttccacaatggaagcgctcatctccctatgCCCTGCCGCCACTGCTGCccgccgcacccccctcgcaacggcACTGGCGAGGCCCCCATCAGCGAGAGGCCTTAGGcggcggcctaagtggcctaatggaagagccgcctctgagtaggtgtcactaagatctgcagatgatgacattttcaagcacctagctccaatctgtggcttgtgggaggggcataaaagccagactGAAGGCaaagttttttagccacatgaaacctaaAAAATCGGATGAAGTTGTGTTGGATGACTGAGCGACGCCTCCTTGTCACAAACTGAGATGGACAGAATCCTTCAactgagaggccttggtttatcactccagcAGATCGCTCCACGATAAGGCCGAGACTCAGCACTGTTCAATGTTGCGTGTCCCAATGGTTGGGAGAAGAACAACGAACCAGAATGATAGCAAGAGGTACACAGAGGAGAACCGCTGCCCGGACGGATTCAGGTAGAAGAATTGCACATAGTGATTCATTCTGTAATGCAAGTAAAAGAGGACgtaacatcccaagcctagggcggcaaacagtgtctacacaaatcATCAAAAGGCGTCTACACAACATTGGGCTACGAGCTAGACGTCCGGCTATGTGTTCCATTGACCTCCCACCACTGCTGTCATAGGCTGTCATGGCGCACAGCAAGATGGCCATGGAGGTCTATGCTCTTCAGTGATGAGTCCTGCCTTTGTCTTGGACACTATTTAactccccgaaacagctgtctgcgggtggatatttggcttgtcatgtcccaaggcttCTTAAAAAGATCGGACTTTGACTCATAGGAAGCCACTTCCAAAAGGTGGAGCCAATGAGATGGTTCTCATtccctgggagatacctctttgcatatcttGGACGCAATGATAGccagagattggtctggagaccacatgggcgatgccatgaagaggccttcacaagggaacgtCACACCGGTCCTACTCCcgggattatggtgtggggtggcataatgtctGGTAGCCGGACCCCTCTAGTCTTTATTTCATCTCGGAGTTACATTGATTTGATTGTGGAACTGGTGGTacggccatttctccaaagtgtcccaggagccgTTCTTTAACAGGACAACGTCAGGATGCAAGTTgcttgtgctactgtgagcagcctgcgtGGCCTAAAcgtgctaccatggcctgcagcatcACGAGGGTTGTCTCCCATCGAGCACATCTAGGATGTCATTGGCACCAActgcaaagggagctgccagcagcggatcttgatgatttgtgtgcccaagtgcattcagcgtgGCAGAACACTCCTCAGACATccattaataacctcactgaTAGCTGCCAAGGCGTGTAAGTGCGGGTGTTACTATGCGTGGCACACTGAAGAAATCGAGATGTTCGGAATATTTTCTCTCCTATTTTATCATTTGcacattattaaccccttcctgcggcGGCCCAAACAAATTTCCATGCCCAGCAATTTATCCCCTAAAATCGTACATCGACCTTTGCTTAACCCctgggttggaccccagtaaatgcagcagagatgatgacggTTTGGGGACTTGTGTTGCATATGGGCCTTGTAAGAAAACCAGAAATTAGgcatctttcacactagcgttttgctggatccggcgggggtcagcaaaaacgcttccgttactgataatacaaccgtctgcatccgttatatacggatccggttgtattatctttaacatacccaagtcgggtccgtcatgaactccattgaaagtcaatgggggaaggatccgttttctattgtgtcagactgtgtcagagaaaacggagtaagacgcatcccaggacggaaagcaaaccgcaacatgctgctctccggtatgagaacggaacggaatgcattttggagcgctccgttctgctcagttacaatttgtccccattgacaatgaatggtgacaaaactgaagcgtttttttccggtattgagaccctatgacggatctcaataccggaaaatattaacgctagtgtgaaagtagccttagacagtaTTGGAGTGCGGATATTTTGTACCAGTTCACCGTTCGGCCATGATCCAGACACCATTCAAAGCAATTGAATCACGTGAAGGGGAGCAGGGCACTGCtacggcctgtgattggctgcagcggtcacgtgtcACAGATGTTGCTTGCAGcgctgcagggagaggaagaaCCGCCCCAGGAGGGATAGAGACTGACCCTAGCCATATATGGTTTACtatgtgtttatgaggtcaggagatcagagataagagctacacatgagcctaGGCTGATCACCGGGCCCCCGAGTGTCTGACCcccacctatccagaggataagttatcaataaaaaaaactctccatTGAAGCGGATTACTGTACACAGCCTATAGTAAAGAAAAGGAATGAAAAGCACCAGAGCAAGCTTCATGAAGACACTGAAACAAAGGGGAATGCTGGGAGATTGTGGCTCTGAAGTTGCAgaacaggctgtaactcaggatcagtccaggataagtaatgtatgtacacagtgactgcaccagcagaatagtgagtgcagctctgcagtataatacaggatgtaactcaggatcagtacaggataagtaatgtaatgtatgtacacagtgactgaaccagcagaatagtgagtgcagctctggagtataatacaggatgtaactcaggatcagtacaggataagtaatgtatgtacacagtgactgcaccagcagaatagtgagtgcagctctgcagtataatacaggatgtaactcaggatcagtacaggataagtaatgtaatgtatgtacacagtgactgcaccagcagaatagtgagtgcagctctggagtataatacaggatgtaactcaggatcagtacaggataagtaatgtatgtacacagtgactgcaccagcagaatagtgagtgcagctctgcagtataatacaggatgtaactcaggatcagtacaggataagtaatgtaatgtatgtacacagtgactgcaccagcagaatagtgagtgcagctctgcagtataatacaggatgtaactcaggatcagtacaggataagtaatgtaatgtatgtacacagtgactgcaccagcagaatagtgagtgcagctctggagtataatacaggatgtaactcaggatcagtacaggataagtaatgtaatgtatgtacacagtgactccaccagcagaatagtgagtgcagctttggagtataatacaggatgtaactcaggatcagtacaggataagtaatgtaatgtatgtacacagtgactccaccagcagaatagtgagtgcagctctggagtataatacaggatgtaactcaggatcagtacaggataagtaatgtaatgtatgtacacagtgactgcaccagcagaatagtgagtgcagctctggagtataatacaggatgtaactcaggatcagtacaggataagtaatgtaatgtatgtacacagtgactgcaccagcagaatagtgagtgcagctctggagtataatacaggatgtaactcaggatcagtacaggataagtaatgcaatgtatgtacatagtgactgcaccagcagaatagtgagtgcagctctggagtataatacaggatgtaactagggatcagtacaggataagtaatgtaatgtatgtacacagtgactccaccagcagaatagtgagtgcagctctggagtataatacaggatgtaactagggatcagtacaggataagtaatgtaatgtatgtacacagtgactccaccagcagaatagtgagtgcagctctggagtataatacagtgtatggcctcatgcacacggccgttgttttggtctgcatccgagccgcagttttggcggctcggatgcggacctattcattttaatggtgccgcaaaagatgcgggcagcactccgtgtgctgtccgcatacgttgctccgttccgtggtccgcaaaaaaaatatataacctgtcctattcttgtctgttttgcggacaagaataggcagttatattaatgactgtccgtgccgttccgtaaattgcggaatgcacacggacgccatccgtgttttctagatccacaatttgcggaccgcaaaacacacaacggtcgtgtgccggAGGGctataactcaggattagtacaggtaaTGTCATTATAAAGTGACTGTCCTATATGTGTAGATGACGTCTATGCGTGAGCTGCTGTAGGTCAGTGTGTAAATGAGACAGGAACAGAAAACATCAGCAGAATAACATAAAAATGCTGATGTCACAGAGTTTCTATGAACACAATAAAGTCCTATTGCCCATCGGAGTAGAACAGTCATGAGTGATTATACATCACGTGAATGTAAGGACGGAGAGTCGCCTCGTACCCACTTTCCAAGTAAAGCTCTTCTTTCTTCAAACACCTATGCAAATAGAAAGGAGCACAGCAGTAAATGACGTGTACAGCGCACACAGGATAGCATATCCTCCACTGCGGCGAGGACTACACTACACACGGGTCTGCACAGTGACTCCCACCTTACACAGATACGGGCCCCACCTGTCAGGATCTCAGCTATTGAGGGCCCTATGCCCCCATTTGCCAACTCTGCATGTAACAGAAAGGCGGCTGCAGttctgataggtgagggtcccacgtGCATTcacagaatatgccataaatgtgaacatacccctttaaggctaggactCTATGGCCACTTACTGTCATAAAGTGATCATGGTACTTTTTTTCCCcatagtaagggtccattcacacatccgtgtgtgttttacggatccacggatccgcgtatccgcaaaacacggacagcggcaatgtgcgttccgcattttgcggaccgcacattgccggcactaagagaatatgcctattcttgtccgctattgcggacaagaataggacatgttcaatttttttcaggatcggaattgcggacccggaagtgcggggccgcaattccggatcggggccgcacgtcgtgcggccctatagaaatgtatgggtccgcaattccgttacgcaaaatgcagaatggaattgcggatgtgtgaatggagccttagatgtTTGCCATAAGGCGCAAACATCACACAATCAAAAGTCGCCATAGAACCGCAGCCCAAATCCTAAACTAAAGCTGCTTAAAAGGgtcgtcccacgaaaaatattctacagttttcaaaccagcacctggatccgaaGACTTTTGTAATTCCATGTAATTAAAACTGTTGCACAGTCACTgagctatttaataaaatgtatctgtatagcgccacctgctgtttgttattttccttatttcttgtccacctcactgaggtggtcgcacgcgctcagtttaaatcttcaactgtcgccagctgtatctactgttagaagctgtggcagctacagggaaagagctacagcagaaaggacacgtctcctgagaaaggacatgtcccttgAGAGACCAGCCTTAAGTAAACCTAGCAGAACAACTGGAgcgatgaatgtggagatctctggatccatgtgaggtacagggctggttcctgGTATCACCCCTTTAACTTGGGAACTGTTGATCCTGTCCTGAGATTCAATGTGCTCTTctctgttcacatccaaa
The sequence above is a segment of the Bufo bufo chromosome 4, aBufBuf1.1, whole genome shotgun sequence genome. Coding sequences within it:
- the FBXO16 gene encoding F-box only protein 16 isoform X2 yields the protein MAFAPPKNAEGAKLQTKMSTWTPLNHPLMNDKVFEERRALLGKWFDKWSDAQRRHVLGDLFERCSVSQLRFCSCHLQEKAPRDSVDFTSVLPRVLSLYIFSFLDPRSLCRCAQVSWHWKTLTELDQLWMPKCLRFGWYVNFSPTPFEQGVWKRQYIEMVKELHVTRPKTPPRDDFVVIDVQPITKDVLDPKWTSLYSYRSMKSHEKGKKELPPWRSSDKHPTDTIRFNYLDNFDPIEQARQARKSGAGTAVLNKQNLEKTKRPSSASYKLRKAKSLMSISAEFGNLGKPPGRPSWAAHQSGEYPVNKTTAKSLAQSTEWNAGIRPAPVRSGVPTLSEKGRKACTRTSRSPPTVSLFESQPWQVPASDHGSDED
- the FBXO16 gene encoding F-box only protein 16 isoform X1, whose translation is MQKKLKEMAFAPPKNAEGAKLQTKMSTWTPLNHPLMNDKVFEERRALLGKWFDKWSDAQRRHVLGDLFERCSVSQLRFCSCHLQEKAPRDSVDFTSVLPRVLSLYIFSFLDPRSLCRCAQVSWHWKTLTELDQLWMPKCLRFGWYVNFSPTPFEQGVWKRQYIEMVKELHVTRPKTPPRDDFVVIDVQPITKDVLDPKWTSLYSYRSMKSHEKGKKELPPWRSSDKHPTDTIRFNYLDNFDPIEQARQARKSGAGTAVLNKQNLEKTKRPSSASYKLRKAKSLMSISAEFGNLGKPPGRPSWAAHQSGEYPVNKTTAKSLAQSTEWNAGIRPAPVRSGVPTLSEKGRKACTRTSRSPPTVSLFESQPWQVPASDHGSDED